The window atCACAACTATGGCgcaccccctccccccaccccacccgccTCCCCGCTCTCCCAAACCATCATCCCTCGCATGGATATCAACGGCGTGCTACTCGGCTCCCGATATCACGAAACTCCCGATGACAACTCAGCTGACAGCGACAGCTCCTCAGAGGAGGATGGGGCCATGGCCAGCTGGTGTCACTGCAGCCTGACGCCGGATGGCTTGCTCATCAAATGTGACAACTGCAGGTAAGAGATGGAAAAACGGAGCAGTCTGTATCCAGAAGCACTTTGGTATTCAACTCTCCCAACCTTCCCTGCTGTGGGATCAGCTGCATGTGTAACCTGTATTTCAAAAAAGTGTGAACATCCATGATAAAATATAATGCTACTGACACTGGTTACAGTGAAGACTGGCATTGTGTAGAAGGATCACAACTAGAGGATCATTTTAAAGACTACTAGTAATTTTGAGGTTTTTAACCAGGGCCAGTTAAGTGTTGGAAAACTATCAAATCTAGTTGCAGAACTACATTGACAAAACATTGCCTGTTTGTTTGAAatgctgatttgttttattgtggtgTTTCAGGGGACTTGACAGGAGGAAAGGAGCAGAGGGCCAACACAGGAAGACAGAAAATGTCTCAGGTACGTGTCTTATTCTTGTTCATTTAGGCTTAGAGAAGTTTGTAACCATGCCTCATAAAGCATATTACTGATAGATGTTCCCCATCATATCTGATTCATATATATGTGTTTTCTTGGTAGCTGGAGAAAGCAGTGCCACAGAGAGTGGTGATGAAGAGGTGTCGCCCTCCACCATCTCCTACACTGCCACCCAGCATACACCCACCAGCATCAAACTCACTGTCAACCGGGTCAAAAGGAGCAAATccaaaaagaggaagaagagtacGGAGAAGGCCCGTGGAACCCCGAAAGGCAAGAAAGTCAAGGTATGTGAAATGTTAGAAACATACTGGTTCATTATGAGTCTGAGTCAGATTAAAGTCCTGTATggaacttttttattttcttctttgttacCAGCCCGCCACATTGAAAACTCTACAACTATAGAATAGTAGCTGCTTAATCTGTCAGTGTATTGATATGGGTAAACTTCTTCCAGGCTTTCCGAGAGGGTTCTAGGAAGTCCATGAGGATGAAGGTAAGATTAGAGTTAACATCCCATTTATGTGAAGTTATGGATTACACAGTGCAGCCTCATGCTTCCCTTCTCTCTAAAGAAAAACTCTCATAACCTGCTCCATCTTTTATTCTGCCTAGAATTCGACGACTGAGGCCAGCGTGCTGGATGAAAATACAGCAGAGGGGTGGGAGAGCAGGATCCGCCAGTGGACCGACCAGTATGAAGAGGCTCTGGCGAACCAGTACAGTGCTGACGTCCAGACACTGCTTCAGCTTCACCGTGCTGCCAGCACCACTGCCTCGAAGACCGAGAGCAGCGCCACAATGCCTCCCTCCACCACACAGATCCACACCTCAGTCGACGCCATGGACACCATCAACCGTACTGAGCTAGCCTGTAACAATACAGTGCTCGGCTCACAGATGCAGGTTAGCCGGAGTCCGAATCCAATTTTGCATGCATGTGAAACAGTACTATTGCGAAAGATGCAATGTGATTAACCATATTAAACCCATAGTTACCCGAATAACACattatatgaaaacattttactgatcGATAGAAAATCAAAGAGCGCAAGTCAGCTTTTTTCCAAACTTGTCCATCAGATAAATGACGTAGCCTCTTTACATTTTAGTTACTGGTTCTGTAGGCACGGGTAGTCAtgtcatgatgtttttaatattagCCTGCagttacaaataaataatttgtgaTTGGCTTTTTGTAGCTCCAGTTGGGGCGCGTAACGCGAGtgcagaaacacaggaagaTCCTCCGAGCAGCAAAGAACCTGGAACCAGAAACACTTATCATTGAATATCGGGGAAAGGTCATGCTCAAACAACAGTTTGAAGTCAACGGACATTTCTTCAAAAAGTAAGAGGTCACAGTTTATTAGTGATGGGCTATAGTAATTGTGGTATTTGTGTCCAAAGACAACTGATGCATTCTCAAGGTTTATTGTTCTCTcacctttattttttaaatataaaacaattgtTTTTGATACCAGTGTCTCCATATTTTTTCCAGACCCTACCCTTTTGTGCTGTTTTACTCGAAATTTAACGATGTAGAGATGTGTGTTGATGCACGGACCTTTGGAAATGATGCACGTTTCATCAGGAGGTCATGTACACCCAATGCTGAGGTCAGCCATGaagctttatttaaatttgaatacaTGTCAGTGATGGAGAAAATGGTTTTGCTTAAGTGTAAtgctctctttgtctttttaactAAGATAAATTTCCATCTGTTCCGACTGTTCCTGTCGACAGGTCCGACATATGATTGCTGAGGGAATGATCCATCTGTGTATCTACGCTGTCAGTCAAATCACGAAGGACGCTGAGGTCACCATTGGATTTGACTATGAGTTCAATAGCTGGTCAGTACCGATCCTAATTCCATACCTTTTACTTTCCACCTTCTTTGAACCAGCCACTAAAAAGCAACACAGGTCAAATCCTTCCACCCAATCAACAATGATATCAAGTACAAGTGGTAATAGAGCAAACCCTGTCTAGAAATGTACAGAAGATATGATGCAACACATGTTGGTGTCAGATATGAAGCAGGTATTTTGTGCTTTACCTGAAAACCTTTTCTCCAGTGTAATCTTCTCCTCTCTTGGTAACAAACCACCAGTAATTACAAAGTGGACTGTGCCTGCCATAAGGGCAATCAGAACTGCCCGGTGCAGAAGCACAACCTGAGCCCTAGGGAGAGCATCCTGAGTCCCCCCTCCctgctgcctccctctcctctggttGGTGCTGAGACCCGACGGAGAAAAGCTCAGAGAAGGGAAATGGAGGGCTGCCTGGCCAGTGACAGCAACCAGATCCTCGACGAGCACCAGGATGCCAAAGAACTGCAGGGGACAAGTGacacagaggtgtgtgtctAACTAAAATGAAGAGATCTGCACATTAATTGGGTAAAAGCTAAGGTTTAGCAAAGATATCAAACCAATGATTGCTTAAGATTAAGCAAAGGGACAATAAAATGTTCTAAACACATGGCTCAGTTATTTAAAATTCCAATAGTATCCAAATATTGCCTTTACTTAGTGCTGGGTAAAATGTTTTCCTCATGTGCTGCCTGTGCATGTACAATTAGGAGAGACTGCTGGATGAGGTGAAGGtggaagaggcagaggaaggagaagtgGATGAAAATGGGGTCACCGTCTCCAGTAAAAGAGTATGTCATCTTAATTATTTTCCAGTACAGCTGTTTTGCAAATCtcacatacttttatttatatctatatcCTGTATATTATTGTTATACATCAGTCATTCAGAAGACAAAATGTTTCAGGTAAGTGTGATACTGCCTATGTAACTCAACTCTCTGTGCCTATTCATGTAGACATTTAACAGCCTGGAAAGGAGGCGGAGGAGAGTGGGAGGAGCAGACATTAAGGAAGAGGGTGTGGAAACTGAGGACGGGGCAGGAAACCCCACAGGGAACACCCCCACGCCCCACAACACTGGAGTTGGGGTCAGCACAAGACGTACCACCTATGTCATGGTCAGTGAGAGAAATCAAGTTGTTTGATCTGTATgtgttaaagtgatagtttgggttatttgacgtgtGGTTGTATTAGGTACTTATCCATAGTCAGTGTATCAGTGTTTGGAGAAGCAGGCAGGAGTACCGGCGCAGAGGCTGAGCAGTGTactgcaggaaaaacatttttcaaccaTTTAAAAAATGCCCATCTAAAAACCAGCAAGATAAAGCGgtggaaaatattcaaaaatcaGAATACGCTTAAACTGATAGTGGTTTTTCAGGTGGGCATTTTCTAGGTGGCTaaagtacaattttttttttctgctgtcccCATCTACAGCAGTACActgctcagcttctgtgccagtACTCCTGCCTACTTCTTCAAACTGGGAGCGCACTGACCCAGACctactgcaggtaaaacactgaCTATGGATAAATACCTCATACAACCACatgtcaaataacccgaactatcactttcttctttcattgtgttttttgttgtcatctTTCTGGCGGCATCTGATTTATTTGTTCTACTTATATTCTGTTAAGGAAACACCATCTATTGAAGAAAAGACCTCGTTACCCTACTTGCCTACACCAGCTGCTCCCCCTAAACCTGCGCGACCTACCAAGCCTCGGCCCAAAAGCCGGATCTCTCGCTACCGGTCAAGCTCATCGCAGCGGGCTCGGCGGCAGCGTCAAGCCCTCGCCCAGCAGgcggcagcagctgctgcagctgcagctttggCAACAGTCCCATCATCAGCTGAGCAGGGGGCTGCTCTAGATGAGGATGGATCTCAGGGTCCTTATGGTGGCGAACATGGCCAAGGAGAGAGCAGTCTGGGGAGTCATATCCTCGATGGAGAAGGCCAGGGTCTAAACTGCATAAATAGGGGCAACTTGCGCTACCCCAAAACCAAGAAGGTTAGAGGACATTGGACTTGAGAAAACATTctacaattcatttttaaattctctGGTCAAGTCAAGCTTTCCTAATCATATGTGTTATTTTGTATGTTCTGTGCAATGCCACAGTACCTTGTGACAGAGTGGCTGAATGACAAAATCCCTGGAGGGGAGAAGGTCCACCAAGAGGTGCCTGTTGAGCGCCTGCTGCGGATAACCACTGACCCCACGGTGCTGGCCACCACCCTCAACATGCTGCCAGGCCTCTCCCACTCATCGCTCATTTGCACCACACCCAGACACTACGTCCGCTTCGGCTCCCCCTTCAACCCTGAGAGACGCAGACCCCGCCCACTCCAAATGGATGGCACTTATGGCTGCTACAAAAAGGTAAGAGAAAGATGAAGTATATGAATATAAAAGATATACAAATATGCTCATCCTTAGTGAAGTTGCATTGAGTGTTCATGCTGTTACAAGCCTCTCTGCACAGTAAATACTGAAGCTGTCCATTTTGTTGCTTTACATTCATGTaataaacatacacatgtaAATTAGATGGTAATGTgcaggagaaataaaagaaagaaaaaatggtaGTGAGCGATTACTATCAGCAGTTTCCACTgtatgtcagtttgtgttttaaaccaGACATTACTGTTGTTTTGACACAGCGATGGATAAAGCAGGTGGAAGATGAGAGCTGTTCGGCCAGTATGGAGGATGGCACTGAGTCAACCTCCTCCCAGCAAAGTACCAGTAGCAGATCCACCCCCAACCCCCTGTCCAGTGGTATGTACACACCTCCCTCCATCAGGATGATTCATTTACTGGCAGCTGTCAGTGAAGCCTTTGAAAcgacctgtttttttttgtttattcttcAGAAAATGTTACTTGACTTAAGCTTGTTCTTCATCTAGTCAcacccattaaacattcacagtccTGTTCAATAACTTTGGaccattcctcctcctcttacagCTAGAGACCCATTCTTAGGATGTCTGATGTGAGTGACTCTCTTCAggtcattccacagcatctctgttgagttaaacagttaaaaataatagtaatactATCAGGGCcattcatctttaactttgtttattgtgtgttttgtctctttttgacAAAGAATACAAGTGTAGGAAGGCAGAGAGAGTCTGTGACCACAACTGTAcaaagaacaattacacttaatgTAGGGTGAAAAGGCAATAAcatgaactgataaacaaaagatccacaaggccTAATATCTGCCATCATGATATTATCATATGCTTATTATAAACATGGCAGCAAGATTTTTCAAATATCACTTTCATGATGAATACATGTTCACATTGGCAGGTGTTTCCTGTGAATAGATTCAAATGTTTGAGAGTTTTGTAAAAGTCCTGACTCCAAGTTGCTTTTGTTGATGTCATTAGCTGCACTGTGAACGTTTGAATGTTGTATTCAGTAAGAACAGTTGTTATCGTTATTAgttgtgttgttcttttttctttttctttttttttttacacattttatgtcttttaaaaaTCACAGAAGTCAACGCGCCGTTTAAAAAGCGTCGCTCCAAGTATATGGCAGAGATGACACCAGCACCGTCAGACCACCTGCTTCGCCCATTGTCACCCATCACACCGCCACTCCCAGAGGACTCCCTCCACCCGCTGCTTCACACCCCCTGTGGCTCCCTGGTGCCCAATGGCCTGACCTACTCACCCATGCCCTCACTGCCGGCAAGCCGCTGCAACACACCGTTGCAATTTGAAGTAAGGTCACAACAACATACACCTACATCCACAAATACAGTGATTCCCATTACCATCTTTA is drawn from Seriola aureovittata isolate HTS-2021-v1 ecotype China chromosome 2, ASM2101889v1, whole genome shotgun sequence and contains these coding sequences:
- the setd5 gene encoding histone-lysine N-methyltransferase SETD5 isoform X7; this encodes MSIVIALGVTTPETSYSDMAAGSDPESVEASPAVNEKNYNNHSCGSAQSHGYRGLPYADHNYGAPPPPTPPASPLSQTIIPRMDINGVLLGSRYHETPDDNSADSDSSSEEDGAMASWCHCSLTPDGLLIKCDNCRGLDRRKGAEGQHRKTENVSAGESSATESGDEEVSPSTISYTATQHTPTSIKLTVNRVKRSKSKKRKKSTEKARGTPKGKKVKAFREGSRKSMRMKNSTTEASVLDENTAEGWESRIRQWTDQYEEALANQYSADVQTLLQLHRAASTTASKTESSATMPPSTTQIHTSVDAMDTINRTELACNNTVLGSQMQLQLGRVTRVQKHRKILRAAKNLEPETLIIEYRGKVMLKQQFEVNGHFFKKPYPFVLFYSKFNDVEMCVDARTFGNDARFIRRSCTPNAEVRHMIAEGMIHLCIYAVSQITKDAEVTIGFDYEFNSCNYKVDCACHKGNQNCPVQKHNLSPRESILSPPSLLPPSPLVGAETRRRKAQRREMEGCLASDSNQILDEHQDAKELQGTSDTEERLLDEVKVEEAEEGEVDENGVTVSSKRTFNSLERRRRRVGGADIKEEGVETEDGAGNPTGNTPTPHNTGVGVSTRRTTYVMETPSIEEKTSLPYLPTPAAPPKPARPTKPRPKSRISRYRSSSSQRARRQRQALAQQAAAAAAAAALATVPSSAEQGAALDEDGSQGPYGGEHGQGESSLGSHILDGEGQGLNCINRGNLRYPKTKKYLVTEWLNDKIPGGEKVHQEVPVERLLRITTDPTVLATTLNMLPGLSHSSLICTTPRHYVRFGSPFNPERRRPRPLQMDGTYGCYKKRWIKQVEDESCSASMEDGTESTSSQQSTSSRSTPNPLSSEVNAPFKKRRSKYMAEMTPAPSDHLLRPLSPITPPLPEDSLHPLLHTPCGSLVPNGLTYSPMPSLPASRCNTPLQFENISSPEASPVHRPESISPEPCLQTDFEVPRPQFPDLSLPSSLESPVAMTSDDFSLPGCPSGPDSQGPSSVGTSSLNPVSCPSSDLNPQNREQAFRTEFNLIYTCSPLNSNLGNPVATDCRQSQSEGGFSPAESFHSSISGQGLMGDVGPGSMSPYGEPHYGGGYPDSGTPPHTSNPPQKRKVSLLEYRKRKQSSGRDSEPAGSSSSLGGTPTRPGSHYSQDPHHPHSHQQMQPPASPHSSFPPSAHANPISQIEEISPPDHQGLLVQSRPQENNNQWMVPTTVERLREGQGGLERRLRSIKMERIYKRSDGSTEKEFDADRYEMQAATMASPMKSPHRYSPSVYSHQSSESHRQTDSPSFRQQTSNSPFRGSYSPSSGQSFYARHSSHPGLSQDHPPSSYPSHSPTPTSSSDSRPPAGSLHQQSGYGSSHLKASLLNSSGLARAPTPGSRAQGQTKTDSGPLASRGSQQQVSRSLKSGSPGQATLQASSRLLSASGPTHYPQRGTSLSQFQHSPLQGPGVRTQSGSF
- the setd5 gene encoding histone-lysine N-methyltransferase SETD5 isoform X5 → MDINGVLLGSRYHETPDDNSADSDSSSEEDGAMASWCHCSLTPDGLLIKCDNCRGLDRRKGAEGQHRKTENVSAGESSATESGDEEVSPSTISYTATQHTPTSIKLTVNRVKRSKSKKRKKSTEKARGTPKGKKVKAFREGSRKSMRMKNSTTEASVLDENTAEGWESRIRQWTDQYEEALANQYSADVQTLLQLHRAASTTASKTESSATMPPSTTQIHTSVDAMDTINRTELACNNTVLGSQMQLQLGRVTRVQKHRKILRAAKNLEPETLIIEYRGKVMLKQQFEVNGHFFKKPYPFVLFYSKFNDVEMCVDARTFGNDARFIRRSCTPNAEVRHMIAEGMIHLCIYAVSQITKDAEVTIGFDYEFNSCNYKVDCACHKGNQNCPVQKHNLSPRESILSPPSLLPPSPLVGAETRRRKAQRREMEGCLASDSNQILDEHQDAKELQGTSDTEERLLDEVKVEEAEEGEVDENGVTVSSKRTFNSLERRRRRVGGADIKEEGVETEDGAGNPTGNTPTPHNTGVGVSTRRTTYVMETPSIEEKTSLPYLPTPAAPPKPARPTKPRPKSRISRYRSSSSQRARRQRQALAQQAAAAAAAAALATVPSSAEQGAALDEDGSQGPYGGEHGQGESSLGSHILDGEGQGLNCINRGNLRYPKTKKYLVTEWLNDKIPGGEKVHQEVPVERLLRITTDPTVLATTLNMLPGLSHSSLICTTPRHYVRFGSPFNPERRRPRPLQMDGTYGCYKKRWIKQVEDESCSASMEDGTESTSSQQSTSSRSTPNPLSSEVNAPFKKRRSKYMAEMTPAPSDHLLRPLSPITPPLPEDSLHPLLHTPCGSLVPNGLTYSPMPSLPASRCNTPLQFENISSPEASPVHRPESISPEPCLQTDFEVPRPQFPDLSLPSSLESPVAMTSDDFSLPGCPSGPDSQGPSSVGTSSLNPVSCPSSDLNPQNREQAFRTEFNLIYTCSPLNSNLGNPVATDCRQSQSEGGFSPAESFHSSISGQGLMGDVGPGSMSPYGEPHYGGGYPDSGTPPHTSNPPQKRKRANQHTISLLTGKPDYQAISVRSEYKPVQNMVSLLEYRKRKQSSGRDSEPAGSSSSLGGTPTRPGSHYSQDPHHPHSHQQMQPPASPHSSFPPSAHANPISQIEEISPPDHQGLLVQSRPQENNNQWMVPTTVERLREGQGGLERRLRSIKMERIYKRSDGSTEKEFDADRYEMQAATMASPMKSPHRYSPSVYSHQSSESHRQTDSPSFRQQTSNSPFRGSYSPSSGQSFYARHSSHPGLSQDHPPSSYPSHSPTPTSSSDSRPPAGSLHQQSGYGSSHLKASLLNSSGLARAPTPGSRAQGQTKTDSGPLASRGSQQQVSRSLKSGSPGQATLQASSRLLSASGPTHYPQRGTSLSQFQHSPLQGPGVRTQSGSF